From the genome of Nitrospinaceae bacterium:
TGTTGTGGGCCGGGGCAGCCGACTCGATAAGGCGGCGGGAATGGGCTACGAGACGGTCAACTATGAGCAGACCGATGTCGAGCAATTCATTAAAGAGACGACCGGCGGCGTGGGGCCTGATGTCGTGCTCGAATGCGCGGGAACGCCCGGCACAATCGTTCAGGCAGTTGAAATGGTTAAAAAGGGGGGACGCGTTGTCGTGGGCGGTATTACCCAGGAGGATGCCCCTTTGCCGCTCCGCCGGTTTGTTCTGGATGAGATCGAAGTCATCGGCTCACGTGCCGCGCCGAACGCCCTGCCTGAAGTGCATGCCCTTGTCGAGAGCGGCGCGCTTGAGCTTCCCAGTCTTGTCACACATAAATTTCCGCTCAAAGAATTTGCGAAAGCGCTGGAGACGTTCAGCGAGCGAATAGACGGTGCGCTCAAAGTGGTTGTCGAGCCCTGAGGTGTGGTGGCGTATCTTTGTGAGGTGAGAGATGGCTACAATTTTGGTGGCAGATGACGATGAGACGCTTCCCCCCCTTTTAGAATCTATTTTAAGCGGGGCTGGGCACGATCTCTCTATCGCGAGAGATGGAAGAAAAGCCTATGAGTTGATTCGCAGGGTGGATTTCGATCTCATCATCCTGGATCACGATATGCCGGAGAAAACGGGCGTCGAAGTATTAAGTCAGCTCAGGCTCGAGAAAATCGCTCTTCCTCCCGTTATTATGCTGACCGCCCGAGGCGAGTCAGATATCGTCCAGACCTGCCTCGCGGCCGGGGCCAAAGATTATATCGTCAAGCCTTTTAAGGTTGATGAGGTGGCGCGGCGGGTC
Proteins encoded in this window:
- a CDS encoding response regulator, which codes for MATILVADDDETLPPLLESILSGAGHDLSIARDGRKAYELIRRVDFDLIILDHDMPEKTGVEVLSQLRLEKIALPPVIMLTARGESDIVQTCLAAGAKDYIVKPFKVDEVARRVQKFLGAG